The region GGGCTTGGCCACCGCGGCGATATCGACCTGCGCCGTCTCCTTGTCGTACCCGAGCTGGTGCAGGACTTTCGCCGCCATGCTGTCCGGCGCGTCGAGCAGCCCCAACAGGATGTGCTCCGTGCCGATGTAGTTGTGCTTGAGCAGCCTCGCCTCCTCCTGAGCCGTGACGACCACCTTGCGGGCTTCCGCCGTGAACCGTTCAAATGTCATGTCTCCATGCTCGCAACCATGTCAATACACTGTTATTGATAGGGTCACCATGCTGAAGGGAGGGTGTGATGGAGACACCGTCGGACTGGGAGGACCGGCTCGCGCGCTGGCAGAACGAGCTGGAGCTGTTCGAGCAGCTGGACGAGACACCCTGGGTCACGCTGGCCAAGGCGGAAGCCGAGACCGGCGTTTCCCGCTCGGCCCTGCGGTCCTGGTACCGCAATGGCGAGATCCGGTCCCGGCTGGTGGACGGCCCGAACGGACCGCAGCGCCTGGTCCAGCTGGACGCGGTGATCGAGCGCGCCGCCGCGTCACCGCGCATTCAGCGCAGGGCGGAACGGGAAGTCAGCCTGGAAGCCCAGGTCACCCTGCTACGGCACCGGGTTGACCAGCTTGAGCTGCGGCTGGCCGCGCTGGAGCGGAAGTGACCGGCGCGAGCAGCACCGTGTCATCGGCCCGGAACGGTGACACCTCGTGTGTGCCGAGGACCTACACCAGGCTACGAGCACCCACGCCGCCCGGTACACACTGCGCCGGGGCTCTCTGAGCCCGCGCTCCGGATGCGCATCCGGGCGAGCCGGGCGAGCCTGAAACCATGTCCGGAGAGCTGCACGTGATCGTGTACCCCCCATCCCCGACCGACGGCAGCCGACAAGTGCGCGTCAACGGAGAACTGCTCACCGCACACTCACTGCGCGACCTGGCCGCCTTCCTCCGCTACGCCGGGCTGGAAGGGATCGACGAAGTCGATGTAGCCAACTCAAGGGTGATCGAGTGGCACGGCGGCGGGCCTGAAGCGTGGTCTCCACCGACGTGACGAGCGGTCCAACTCGAGGGCAACTCCCGCAGCCGAACGCGTGACGGGGGGGCCGTGCACAGCGGCGGCCCACTCCGTCCATCGGGGCGGGCCTTGCGCATGCCGTCATGGTGTCCCGCGCCTCAGCCGAGGTCGGCCGCTGCCGCCTTGTACTCGCCCGCCTGCTTCGGCGTCAGGTAGTGCGACACCCGCACCAGCGTCGTGCCCTGTACGTAGTCGTACTCCGACAGGGCCGGCATCGACTTGGTGACCGCCTGGATGTACTCGGCGCGGGCTTTGGCGTCCGAGGGACTGGCGAAGGACTCGATGGCGCCGCCGCGGTCGACGTCTCCCTCGTCGGTGCCGCTGACGTCGTCGGCGGAGATCCGGCTGTCGGAGAAGGTGACCTTCGACGTGTACTGGCTGGGGCGGCCGAGGAGGTGGTTGGGGTCGTTCTCGGCGGTGACGGTACCGCTGAGTTTCGCCGCGGTGACGGTTGCGGAGATCTTGTCGAACGCGGCGCCGGCGGTCAGCGGCTTGCTCGCGGTGTCCTGCTTCGTGGTGGAGCTGTGCTTCACGGCGGCCGGGCTCGCAGGCGTTCCGCTGTTGCCCGCCTCGGTGTTGCTGCAGGCCGCGAGGGTGGCGATGAGGAGGGCGGCGGCCGTGATGGTGAGGGTTTGCTTCATTGCGTGATCATGGCGCCCGTGTGTGCGATATGGAACTTCTGTGTCCGAGTTGTGATGGGGCATTCGGGCGCTGACCTGGTGTTTACGGGTCGGCCAACAGTCCGACCGGCCGACAGTCGCTACCCCTTGGTGGACCCCAGTGTCAGGCCCGCGACGAAGTGTCGTTGCAGGAGCAGGAAGACCAGGATCGTGGGGAGGGCGACCAGGACGGAGCCCGCGGCCAGCAGGTTGTAGTCCGTGAAGAACTGGCCGCGGAGGTTGTTGAGGGACGACGTGATCGGGAGCTTGTCGGGGTTGGAGATGAAGATCAGGGCCCAGAGGAAGTCGTTGTAGATCCAGGTGAACTCGAGGGTCCCGAGGGCCGCGAGGGCGGGGCGGCACAGCGGGAGGGTGATGCGCCAGAACTGGGTCCACACGCCCGCGCCGTCGACGATGGCGGCCTCGAGGATCTCCTGCGGCAGCGTCCGCATGAAATTGGCCAGCACGAAGACGCAGAAGCCCATCTGGAAGCCGATGTTGACGATGATGACGGCCCAGTAGGAGTCGTACATCGTCAGCGAGTCGGACATCCACCACGGCAGCGGGATCCTGTTGAACAGGACGTACAGCGGGGTGACGATGACCTGCTGGGGCAGCAGGTTGCCCGCGGTGAAGAACATCAGCAGGACGAGGCCCCCGCGCAGCTTCAGCCGGGACACGGCGAAGGCGACGAACGAGGCGAGGAAGAGGGTCACGAGGACGGCGGGCACGGCGATGAGCAGGGTGTTGGTGAAGTACTTGCCCATGCCGGATTCGCTGTAGGCGCGGCGGTAGTACTCGAAGGACAGGTGCTTCGGGAAGGAGAAGTAGCCGTTCTGCGCCGTCTCCTCGTACGGGCGCAGCGAGGCGTAGACGGCGAGCAGGAGCGGCGCGAGGAAGGCGAGCGAGACGCCCATCAGGAAGATGTGGACGCCGAAGCGGCCGGGGCGCGGCCGGCGGCGGGGAGCGGGCGTCGGCTCGGGAGCGGGCGCCGGGCGCACGGGAGCGCCGGTGCGGATGTCGGCGGTCATCGTTCGCGCGCACCTCGCAGCTCTTGGACCAGGAACGTCACGATGAACCCCAGGGAGACGGTGAGCAGGACGACCGCGATGGCGGAGCCGAATCCGATGCGGCTGGCTTCCCCGATGATGTTGTCGGTGATCAGGACGGAGAGCAGTTCCAGGCCGTTGCGGCCCTTGTTGACCGCGTAGACGATGTCGAACGCGCGCAGCGCCTCGATGACGGTGATGACACCGACGATCACGTTGACCGGGCGCAGGGTCGGGAAGACGACGCGGAAGAAGGTCTGGCGGGCGTTCGCGCCGTCGATCGCGGCGGCTTCCTTCAGCTGCGGGTCGACGGACTTGAGT is a window of Streptomyces sp. NBC_00271 DNA encoding:
- a CDS encoding excisionase, with amino-acid sequence METPSDWEDRLARWQNELELFEQLDETPWVTLAKAEAETGVSRSALRSWYRNGEIRSRLVDGPNGPQRLVQLDAVIERAAASPRIQRRAEREVSLEAQVTLLRHRVDQLELRLAALERK
- a CDS encoding carbohydrate ABC transporter permease, whose amino-acid sequence is MTADIRTGAPVRPAPAPEPTPAPRRRPRPGRFGVHIFLMGVSLAFLAPLLLAVYASLRPYEETAQNGYFSFPKHLSFEYYRRAYSESGMGKYFTNTLLIAVPAVLVTLFLASFVAFAVSRLKLRGGLVLLMFFTAGNLLPQQVIVTPLYVLFNRIPLPWWMSDSLTMYDSYWAVIIVNIGFQMGFCVFVLANFMRTLPQEILEAAIVDGAGVWTQFWRITLPLCRPALAALGTLEFTWIYNDFLWALIFISNPDKLPITSSLNNLRGQFFTDYNLLAAGSVLVALPTILVFLLLQRHFVAGLTLGSTKG